Proteins encoded within one genomic window of Triticum aestivum cultivar Chinese Spring chromosome 2D, IWGSC CS RefSeq v2.1, whole genome shotgun sequence:
- the LOC123048447 gene encoding uncharacterized protein At4g15970-like: MYALRHILGFFLGAAITAAFVALLLPPSPSPSPSPSPCPCGRTPPADHKLASLDQAAPKKLDTGVNNAARKPEEDDDEKLAELLRSAAMDDNTIIMTFTNEAWTAPGSLLDVFLESFRIGVRTEPLLKHLVIVAVDGKAFEGCQRVHPLCYRLASMVDFAAEKSYNTPDYLDMMWARNKFQARVLALGFGFVFTDVDIVWFRNPLLRIPVGADIALNCDWFYGDNPYDLNKTANGGFLHAKPRARTQAFFADWYAARTRHPGEHDQFVFDQVKHELAARHGVTVQFIDTQYLSGRCEPRMDFRKLCTFHANCIIGLQYKLEYLTGVLDEWKRFKAQEELLGTNSTALTY, encoded by the exons ATGTACGCGCTGAGACATATCCTGGGCTTCTTTCTGGGAGCGGCGATCACGGCGGCCTTTGTGGCGCTATTGCTGccgccttctccttctccttctccttctccttcaccGTGCCCGTGCGGGCGCACGCCGCCGGCAGATCACAAGCTGGCGTCATTGGACCAAGCTGCTCCGAAGAAGCTCGATACG GGGGTGAACAATGCTGCACGGAAACCGGAAGAGGACGACGACGAGAAGCTCGCGGAGCTGCTGCGGAGCGcggccatggacgacaacaccatCATAATGACCTTCACGAACGAGGCGTGGACGGCGCCGGGGTCGCTGCTGGACGTGTTCCTGGAGAGCTTCCGCATCGGCGTGAGGACGGAGCCGCTGCTGAAGCACCTGGTGATCGTGGCGGTGGACGGCAAGGCGTTCGAGGGGTGTCAGCGCGTGCACCCGCTCTGCTACCGCCTGGCGTCGATGGTGGACTTCGCGGCGGAGAAGTCGTACAACACCCCGGACTACCTGGACATGATGTGGGCGCGGAACAAGTTCCAGGCGCGGGTGCTGGCGCTGGGCTTCGGCTTCGTGTTCACGGACGTGGACATCGTGTGGTTCCGGAACCCGCTGCTGCGCATCCCGGTGGGCGCCGACATCGCGCTCAACTGCGACTGGTTCTACGGCGACAACCCCTACGACCTCAACAAGACGGCCAACGGCGGGTTCCTCCACGCCAAGCCGCGGGCGCGGACGCAGGCCTTCTTCGCGGACTGGTACGCGGCGCGGACGCGGCACCCGGGGGAGCACGACCAGTTCGTGTTCGACCAGGTGAAGCACGAGCTGGCGGCGCGGCACGGCGTGACGGTGCAGTTCATCGACACCCAGTACCTCAGCGGGCGGTGCGAGCCCCGCATGGACTTCCGCAAGCTGTGCACGTTCCACGCCAACTGCATCATCGGGCTGCAGTACAAGCTGGAGTATCTCACCGGCGTGCTCGACGAGTGGAAGCGGTTCAAGGCCCAGGAGGAGCTGCTCGGCACCAACAGCACCGCGCTCACTTACTGA